A window of the Lactuca sativa cultivar Salinas chromosome 5, Lsat_Salinas_v11, whole genome shotgun sequence genome harbors these coding sequences:
- the LOC111910167 gene encoding uncharacterized mitochondrial protein AtMg00810-like gives MYCILLQDAGMLAAKPVSYPMDPRHKFSDFEGDLLDDPSQFLRLVGRLLYLIIKRLDIAYSVNRLSQGMSSPRQSHFQAAQHLLRFLKQSPGQGLFLSSKSSLILKAFSYSDWAGCLDTRRSVTGFCIFLGEALISWKSKKQTTISLSSTEAEYRALGSTTAKVIWLRNLLRDFGIQSSNPTLIFCDNN, from the coding sequence ATGTATTGTATTTTGTTACAAGATGCAGGCATGTTAGCTGCAAAACCAGTCTCTTATCCCATGGATCCACGACACAAGTTTTCTGATTTTGAAGGAGATCTTCTTGATGATCCTTCTCAATTTCTTCGTTTAGTTGGACGATTGTTATATCTTATTATAAAAAGACTAGACATTGCATATTCGGTTAATCGTTTAAGTCAAGGAATGTCTTCTCCAAGACAATCTCATTTTCAAGCAGCTCAACATTTACTTCGTTTCTTAAAACAAAGTCCTGGTCAAGGATTGTTTTTGTCTTCAAAGTCATCCTTGATTCTCAAAGCTTTCAGTTATTCAGATTGGGCTGGTTGCTTAGACACACGACGTTCTGTTACTGGTTTTTGTATCTTTTTGGGTGAAGCTTTGATATCGTGgaagtcaaagaaacaaacaaccATTTCTCTAAGTTCAACAGAAGCAGAGTATCGAGCTCTAGGATCTACCACTGCTAAGGTTATTTGGTTACGAAACTTATTACGAGATTTTGGCATACAATCTTCAAATCCTACTTTAATCTTTTGTGACAACAATTAG